One window of Mediterraneibacter butyricigenes genomic DNA carries:
- the argJ gene encoding bifunctional glutamate N-acetyltransferase/amino-acid acetyltransferase ArgJ: protein MEKIKGGVTAAKGFYAASAAAGIKYEGRTDMALIYSKKACKAAGTFTTNVVKAAPVKWDQKVVAGTAPVHVVVINSGIANACTGAEGMEYCLETAKEAAKVFGVPEEGVLIGSTGVIGMQIPIERLKAGITLLADSKKKGLEAGHLAAKAIMTTDTKEKEVAVKFTCADGTEVTIGGMAKGSGMIHPNMCTMLSYITTDAKITKKALTKALKEDVKDTYNMISVDGDTSTNDTVLLLANGKAGNEKIRYGSEDYEKFKEALHYVNETISKKIAGDGEGATALFEVTVKGAASKKQAKVLAKSIVCSNLTKAAIAGHDANWGRILCAMGYSGAEFDPEKVDLFFESQAGSLQIIGNGTAVDYSEEKATEILSQPEVKAIADIKMGEHEATAWGCDLTHGYIDINADYRS from the coding sequence ATGGAGAAGATCAAAGGCGGTGTAACCGCAGCAAAAGGATTTTACGCAGCATCTGCGGCAGCAGGTATCAAATACGAAGGCCGGACAGACATGGCGTTGATTTATAGCAAAAAAGCCTGCAAAGCAGCAGGAACCTTTACCACAAATGTAGTAAAAGCAGCTCCTGTAAAATGGGATCAGAAAGTAGTAGCCGGAACAGCACCGGTTCACGTGGTAGTGATCAATTCCGGAATAGCAAATGCATGTACCGGAGCAGAGGGAATGGAGTATTGTCTGGAGACGGCAAAAGAAGCAGCAAAAGTCTTTGGCGTACCGGAAGAGGGCGTACTGATCGGCTCTACCGGAGTGATCGGAATGCAGATCCCGATCGAACGTCTGAAAGCAGGAATCACATTACTGGCAGACAGTAAGAAAAAAGGACTGGAAGCAGGACATCTTGCGGCAAAGGCGATCATGACCACAGACACAAAAGAAAAAGAAGTGGCAGTGAAATTCACCTGCGCGGACGGAACGGAAGTTACCATCGGCGGAATGGCAAAGGGTTCCGGTATGATCCATCCGAATATGTGTACCATGCTTTCTTATATTACAACCGATGCGAAGATTACAAAGAAGGCTTTGACAAAAGCTTTGAAAGAGGATGTCAAGGATACCTATAACATGATTTCCGTAGATGGAGATACCTCCACCAACGATACCGTGTTACTTCTGGCAAACGGAAAAGCAGGAAATGAAAAGATCCGTTATGGCAGCGAAGATTATGAAAAATTCAAAGAAGCCCTTCATTATGTGAACGAAACCATTTCTAAGAAGATCGCAGGAGATGGAGAGGGAGCCACCGCATTGTTTGAGGTGACCGTGAAGGGTGCTGCATCGAAAAAGCAGGCAAAAGTTCTGGCAAAATCCATTGTCTGCTCCAATCTGACCAAGGCAGCCATCGCAGGACATGACGCAAACTGGGGAAGAATTCTCTGCGCCATGGGATATTCCGGAGCAGAGTTCGATCCGGAGAAGGTAGATCTGTTCTTTGAGAGCCAGGCAGGAAGCCTTCAGATCATTGGAAATGGTACGGCAGTGGATTACAGTGAAGAAAAAGCCACAGAAATCCTGTCTCAGCCGGAAGTGAAGGCAATCGCAGATATCAAGATGGGAGAGCATGAGGCGACAGCATGGGGCTGTGATCTGACCCATGGATACATTGACATCAACGCAGATTACAGAAGTTAA
- the argB gene encoding acetylglutamate kinase: MNENMQQYLDKAQVLIEALPYIQRFNRKIIVVKYGGSAMIDEDLKRQVIQDVTLLKLVGFKPIIVHGGGKEISKWVGKVGMEPQFINGLRVTDEDTMEIAEMVLGKVNKSLVQLVEELGVRAIGISGKDGGLLKVDKKLSDGKDIGFVGDVKEVNADILFDLLEKDFLPIVCPVGMDDDYQTYNINADDAACAIARAVHAEKLAFLTDIEGVYKDPKDPKTLISELRVEEARKLMEDGYIGGGMLPKLNNCIDAIENGVSRVHILDGRIAHCLLLEIFTNKGIGTAILSGEESRYYHGE, from the coding sequence ATGAATGAGAATATGCAGCAATATCTGGATAAGGCACAGGTGCTGATCGAGGCACTTCCGTATATCCAGAGATTTAACCGGAAGATCATCGTAGTAAAATACGGTGGAAGCGCGATGATCGATGAAGATCTGAAGCGTCAGGTGATTCAGGATGTGACGTTGTTGAAGCTGGTTGGATTTAAACCGATCATTGTGCATGGCGGTGGAAAAGAGATCAGCAAATGGGTCGGCAAAGTGGGAATGGAGCCACAGTTCATCAACGGACTGCGTGTGACCGATGAAGACACCATGGAAATCGCAGAAATGGTTCTGGGTAAAGTGAACAAGAGTCTGGTACAACTGGTGGAAGAGCTGGGAGTACGTGCCATCGGAATCAGCGGAAAAGACGGCGGACTTCTGAAAGTAGATAAAAAGCTTTCCGACGGAAAAGATATTGGATTTGTGGGAGATGTAAAGGAAGTCAATGCAGACATTCTCTTTGACCTTCTGGAAAAAGATTTCCTTCCGATCGTATGCCCGGTGGGAATGGATGATGACTACCAGACCTACAATATCAATGCAGATGATGCAGCCTGCGCGATCGCAAGAGCAGTCCATGCAGAGAAACTGGCATTCCTGACAGACATCGAGGGTGTGTACAAGGATCCGAAAGATCCGAAGACCCTGATCTCTGAACTGCGGGTAGAGGAAGCAAGAAAATTAATGGAAGACGGATATATCGGCGGAGGAATGCTTCCGAAGCTGAACAACTGTATCGATGCCATTGAAAACGGCGTTTCCCGGGTACATATTCTGGATGGACGAATTGCACATTGTCTGCTTCTGGAAATCTTTACCAACAAGGGAATCGGAACGGCAATTTTAAGCGGAGAAGAAAGCAGGTATTATCATGGTGAATAA
- a CDS encoding glutamate-5-semialdehyde dehydrogenase, translating into MEQYMEIIGQRAKEASKIMARLSQVDKNRGLLAAAEELRKKTDYILEENKKDVDAAIQSGMKQSLVDRLQLTKERIDAMAVGLEQIAGLEDPVGEVLSMKTRPNGLRIGKKRVPLGVIGIIYESRPNVTADAFGLCFKTGNATILRGGSDAIHSNKAVTVVIKDALCKLKLPQDAMILVEDTSREMVTEMMQLREYIDVLIPRGGAGLIANVVKNSSVPVIETGTGNCHVYVDDSADLNMAADIIENAKTQRMGVCNACESLLIHSAVAEKAMPVILRRLKEHQIEVRGDERVCAGASEVIPATEEDWGREYLDAMISVKIVDSLEEAIDHINRYNTGHSETIVTENYDHALKFLDEVDAAAVYVNASTRFTDGFEFGFGAEIGISTQKLHARGPMGLEALTTTKYIIFGNGQIRE; encoded by the coding sequence GTGGAACAGTATATGGAAATCATTGGACAGAGAGCCAAAGAAGCTTCAAAGATTATGGCCAGACTCTCACAGGTTGATAAAAACCGCGGACTTCTCGCAGCAGCAGAGGAATTGCGAAAGAAAACCGATTACATTCTGGAAGAAAACAAAAAAGATGTAGATGCTGCGATCCAGTCCGGAATGAAACAGTCTTTGGTAGATCGTCTGCAACTGACGAAAGAGCGAATTGATGCAATGGCAGTCGGTCTGGAGCAGATTGCAGGACTGGAAGACCCGGTAGGGGAAGTCCTTTCTATGAAAACCAGACCAAACGGGCTTCGGATCGGAAAGAAACGGGTACCGCTCGGAGTCATCGGAATTATTTATGAGTCCAGACCGAATGTGACAGCGGATGCGTTCGGGCTTTGCTTTAAAACCGGAAATGCTACGATTTTACGTGGCGGAAGTGATGCGATCCATTCCAATAAAGCAGTGACTGTCGTGATCAAAGACGCGCTCTGTAAGCTGAAACTGCCGCAGGATGCCATGATCTTGGTGGAAGATACCAGTCGTGAGATGGTAACCGAGATGATGCAGCTTCGGGAGTATATTGATGTACTGATCCCGAGAGGTGGAGCAGGGCTGATTGCAAATGTCGTAAAAAACAGCAGTGTACCGGTAATTGAGACCGGTACCGGAAACTGTCATGTATACGTGGATGATTCCGCAGATCTGAATATGGCAGCCGATATCATTGAAAATGCAAAGACACAGAGAATGGGAGTCTGCAATGCCTGCGAGTCCCTTCTGATCCACAGTGCAGTGGCAGAAAAGGCAATGCCGGTTATCCTTCGCCGTCTGAAAGAGCATCAGATCGAGGTAAGAGGAGATGAGAGGGTCTGCGCCGGTGCATCTGAAGTGATTCCGGCAACAGAAGAGGACTGGGGAAGAGAATATCTGGATGCCATGATATCTGTGAAGATTGTGGATTCTCTGGAAGAGGCGATTGACCATATCAACCGCTATAACACCGGACATTCCGAGACGATCGTGACAGAAAATTATGATCATGCATTGAAGTTTTTAGATGAAGTTGATGCGGCAGCAGTATATGTCAACGCATCGACCAGATTTACGGATGGATTCGAATTCGGATTCGGAGCAGAGATTGGAATCAGTACCCAGAAATTACATGCGAGGGGTCCGATGGGACTGGAAGCGCTGACAACCACGAAATATATTATTTTCGGCAATGGACAGATCCGTGAATAA
- the proB gene encoding glutamate 5-kinase, translating to MTDQREYLKQKKRVVIKVGTTTVTYPDTGYINLDKLEKFVRILINLLNKGKEVIVVSSGAVGVGRQALGMKHKPETEAQKQMCAAVGQGRLMMIYEKFFNEYSQLTAQVLLTKESIVNPECRKMARRTFEELLSHKVVPIVNENDVISMDELAYGTIGENDTLAAYVADLVGADLLILMSDIEGLYTDDPRKNEKVRFIHTVAKIDESLEKMAKGASTDSGTGGMTTKINAAKIATDAGADMVIANGENIYTINEIMNGKKVGTLFLSKEHSIGQENEIAPETPQYRRSAKKLKKVRGMSVIDLGTEL from the coding sequence ATGACAGATCAGAGAGAATATTTAAAACAGAAAAAGCGGGTGGTGATCAAAGTGGGAACCACAACGGTCACATACCCGGATACAGGTTATATCAATCTGGATAAACTGGAAAAATTTGTAAGGATCCTGATTAATCTGTTGAATAAAGGCAAAGAAGTGATCGTGGTCTCTTCCGGTGCGGTCGGTGTCGGAAGACAGGCCCTTGGCATGAAGCACAAACCGGAAACGGAAGCGCAGAAGCAGATGTGTGCGGCAGTGGGACAGGGAAGACTGATGATGATCTATGAGAAATTCTTCAATGAATATTCTCAACTGACCGCTCAGGTCCTGCTGACGAAGGAGTCAATCGTTAATCCGGAATGTCGGAAGATGGCGCGGCGTACATTTGAAGAACTTTTAAGCCATAAGGTGGTACCGATCGTCAATGAAAACGATGTCATTTCCATGGATGAGCTGGCCTATGGAACCATAGGCGAAAATGATACGCTGGCTGCTTATGTTGCAGATCTGGTAGGTGCAGATCTTCTGATCCTGATGTCGGATATTGAAGGGCTGTATACCGATGATCCGCGGAAAAATGAGAAAGTCCGCTTCATTCATACGGTGGCGAAGATCGATGAATCTCTGGAAAAAATGGCAAAAGGTGCTTCTACCGATTCCGGAACCGGAGGAATGACGACCAAGATCAATGCCGCAAAGATTGCAACCGATGCAGGAGCGGATATGGTCATTGCCAACGGAGAGAACATTTACACGATCAATGAGATCATGAACGGGAAGAAAGTGGGGACGCTGTTTCTGTCCAAAGAACATTCCATCGGGCAGGAAAATGAGATTGCCCCGGAAACCCCGCAGTACAGAAGAAGCGCAAAGAAACTGAAGAAAGTCCGGGGGATGAGCGTTATAGATCTGGGAACAGAACTGTAA
- a CDS encoding helix-hairpin-helix domain-containing protein, whose amino-acid sequence MKKENRTLYKKQDRTGRKIGWILLVVLLAMSGCASEKKNRADGLTEVEFSTEDDGKASEEENDRISGEDAADADGRNSSKGVSGSGQPESDGMSQSEIRVYICGQICNPGVYTLEEDSRICDVIQKAGGLKEEASETYLNQAQRLEDGMKIYVPSKEEAKTLGDPAQELSGISGQVTGGAWDSAENGATQGKVNINRADKAELMTLTGIGETKAEAILSYRETNRGFQSLEELKQVEGIKDGTFQKIKDQICL is encoded by the coding sequence ATGAAAAAAGAAAACAGAACATTATATAAAAAACAAGACAGAACAGGGAGAAAGATCGGCTGGATCCTGCTGGTTGTCCTTCTGGCAATGTCCGGATGCGCCTCAGAAAAAAAGAATCGTGCAGACGGACTGACAGAGGTGGAATTTTCGACAGAGGATGACGGAAAAGCGTCCGAAGAAGAAAATGACCGGATATCGGGAGAAGACGCAGCAGATGCGGATGGAAGGAATTCATCGAAAGGAGTGTCTGGCAGCGGTCAGCCAGAGTCCGACGGGATGAGTCAGAGTGAGATCCGGGTGTATATCTGTGGACAGATTTGTAATCCGGGTGTGTATACGCTGGAAGAAGACAGTCGGATCTGCGATGTGATCCAGAAGGCCGGAGGTCTGAAGGAAGAAGCATCCGAGACCTATTTGAATCAGGCACAGCGTCTGGAGGATGGAATGAAGATTTATGTGCCATCCAAAGAAGAAGCTAAAACGCTGGGAGATCCTGCACAGGAATTATCCGGTATATCCGGTCAGGTTACTGGTGGTGCCTGGGATTCCGCGGAAAATGGTGCGACGCAGGGCAAGGTGAACATCAACCGTGCAGACAAAGCAGAGCTTATGACGCTGACCGGGATCGGTGAGACGAAAGCAGAGGCGATCCTGTCCTACAGGGAGACGAACCGGGGATTTCAAAGTCTGGAGGAACTAAAACAGGTAGAAGGGATCAAAGACGGCACCTTCCAGAAGATCAAAGACCAGATCTGTCTGTAA
- a CDS encoding DMT family transporter — protein sequence MAGFLIALLSGALMSIQGVFNTQVTKTTGVWVSNGWVQLSAFLVCLGIWFATGRDSVQALMKVEPKYMLLGGVIGVGITWSVIQSMNTLGPAKAALLIVIAQLIVAYLIELFGMFGVEQAAWEWRKAGGLVLALIGIAIFQWE from the coding sequence ATGGCCGGTTTTTTGATTGCGCTGTTATCGGGAGCGCTGATGAGTATCCAGGGAGTGTTTAATACCCAGGTCACAAAGACGACGGGAGTCTGGGTCAGCAATGGCTGGGTTCAGCTTTCCGCTTTTCTGGTCTGTCTGGGGATATGGTTTGCAACGGGCAGAGACAGTGTACAGGCTTTGATGAAAGTGGAGCCAAAGTATATGCTGCTGGGAGGTGTGATCGGCGTAGGCATCACTTGGTCTGTGATCCAGAGTATGAATACGCTGGGGCCGGCCAAGGCGGCGCTTCTGATCGTGATCGCGCAACTGATCGTGGCATATCTGATCGAATTGTTCGGAATGTTTGGAGTCGAACAGGCAGCCTGGGAATGGAGAAAGGCAGGCGGTCTGGTACTGGCACTGATCGGAATCGCTATTTTTCAGTGGGAATAA
- a CDS encoding MATE family efflux transporter translates to MESDKSFLGTEPVGKLLFRLAVPTVTAQMINMLYNVVDRIYIGHIPKTGALSLTGVGVCMPLIMIVSAFAALVGNGGAPRATILMGKGEKDQAEQILGNCFVTQILVSLVLSVMLFLFNRPILLAFGASSNTIEYAVEYMNIYAVGTIFVQMTLGMNMFITSQGFARTGMLSVLIGAVANLILDPVFIFGFQMGVRGAALATILSQALSCIWVLSFLFGKKTVLQIKKNCMKLKGSVILPCLALGSSLFIMQASESVISVCFNTSLLKYGGDVAVGAMTILTSVMQFAMLPLQGIGQGAQPIMSYNYGAGDQTRVKKTFRLLLKVDMCYAVGLWALIMLFPQVFAAVFTADPVLIAFTKRALRIYTAVLFLFGIQMSCQMAFNSLGNAKASIIVAVMRKFVLLIPLIYIMPHIFRADQTMAVYLAEPVADFLAVSFTSVLFLSQFQKMLSKNVSKNTEEKTVA, encoded by the coding sequence ATAGAATCAGATAAAAGTTTTTTGGGAACAGAACCGGTAGGAAAGTTGCTGTTTCGGCTGGCAGTTCCCACGGTCACTGCGCAGATGATCAATATGCTTTATAATGTGGTGGATCGGATTTATATCGGACACATCCCGAAGACAGGAGCACTGTCACTGACGGGAGTCGGTGTCTGTATGCCGCTGATCATGATCGTCTCAGCCTTTGCGGCTCTGGTCGGAAACGGAGGAGCACCGAGAGCTACCATCCTGATGGGAAAGGGAGAAAAAGATCAGGCAGAACAGATCCTGGGGAACTGTTTTGTGACACAGATTCTGGTGTCGCTGGTGTTGAGTGTGATGTTGTTTCTGTTTAATCGTCCGATTTTACTGGCCTTTGGGGCAAGCTCCAATACCATAGAGTATGCAGTCGAGTATATGAATATCTATGCAGTAGGTACAATTTTCGTACAGATGACGCTGGGAATGAATATGTTTATCACTTCCCAGGGATTTGCCAGGACAGGAATGTTGTCGGTACTGATCGGTGCAGTGGCAAATCTAATTCTGGATCCGGTATTTATCTTCGGATTTCAGATGGGAGTAAGGGGAGCGGCTCTGGCGACGATCCTGTCTCAGGCACTGTCCTGTATCTGGGTGCTTTCTTTCCTGTTTGGGAAAAAGACGGTGCTGCAAATCAAAAAAAACTGCATGAAGTTGAAGGGTTCGGTGATTTTACCCTGTCTGGCACTGGGAAGTTCCTTGTTTATCATGCAGGCAAGTGAAAGTGTGATTTCCGTATGTTTTAATACTTCTTTATTAAAATACGGAGGAGATGTGGCGGTTGGCGCGATGACGATCCTGACCAGTGTGATGCAGTTTGCCATGCTTCCGCTTCAGGGAATCGGTCAGGGAGCACAGCCGATCATGAGTTACAATTACGGAGCCGGAGATCAGACAAGGGTGAAAAAGACGTTTCGCCTGTTGTTGAAAGTGGATATGTGTTACGCAGTCGGTCTGTGGGCGTTGATCATGTTGTTCCCTCAGGTGTTTGCAGCGGTATTTACAGCGGATCCGGTGTTGATCGCATTTACAAAACGGGCACTTCGGATTTATACAGCGGTGTTATTCCTGTTTGGAATTCAGATGTCCTGTCAGATGGCATTTAATTCTCTGGGAAATGCGAAAGCTTCTATTATAGTAGCTGTGATGCGGAAGTTCGTATTGCTGATTCCGCTGATCTATATTATGCCCCATATTTTCCGGGCAGATCAGACCATGGCGGTGTATCTGGCAGAACCGGTTGCGGATTTTCTGGCGGTGTCCTTTACGTCAGTACTGTTTCTGTCTCAGTTTCAGAAAATGTTGAGTAAAAATGTAAGTAAAAATACAGAAGAAAAAACTGTTGCATAA
- a CDS encoding response regulator transcription factor, protein MAKKILVVDDEKLIVKGIRFSLEQEGMEVDCAYDGEEALAFAKNCEYDLVLLDVMLPKMDGFEVCQQIRDFSDMPIVMLTAKSEDMDKILGLEYGADDYITKPFNILEVKARIKAIMRRTAKRQETSTGTMVVKGALRIDCESRRVFIGEKEINLTAKEYDVLELLAMNPNKVYSRENLLNLIWGYDYPGDARTVDVHIRRLREKIETKPSEPKYVHTKWGVGYYFQG, encoded by the coding sequence ATGGCAAAGAAAATTTTGGTGGTTGATGATGAAAAACTGATCGTAAAGGGGATCCGTTTCAGCCTGGAACAGGAAGGTATGGAGGTAGACTGTGCTTATGACGGAGAAGAGGCACTTGCATTTGCAAAGAACTGTGAATATGATCTGGTGCTGCTGGATGTGATGCTTCCGAAGATGGACGGGTTCGAAGTCTGCCAGCAGATCCGGGATTTTTCTGATATGCCGATCGTGATGCTGACGGCCAAAAGTGAAGATATGGATAAGATCCTGGGTCTGGAATACGGGGCAGATGATTATATCACGAAGCCGTTTAATATTCTGGAAGTTAAGGCACGTATCAAGGCGATTATGCGAAGAACCGCAAAACGTCAGGAGACTTCCACGGGTACGATGGTCGTGAAGGGAGCACTTCGGATCGACTGCGAGAGCCGCAGAGTTTTCATCGGGGAAAAAGAGATCAACCTGACAGCAAAAGAATATGACGTACTGGAGCTTCTTGCCATGAATCCGAACAAGGTATACAGCAGAGAGAATCTTCTGAATCTGATCTGGGGCTATGACTATCCGGGGGATGCACGTACCGTTGATGTACATATCCGAAGGCTGAGAGAGAAGATCGAGACGAAACCAAGTGAGCCGAAATACGTACATACAAAATGGGGAGTGGGTTATTATTTCCAGGGGTAA
- a CDS encoding GNAT family N-acetyltransferase has product MKIRQMKIEDYEEVYHLWKRIRGFGIRSMDDSREGVERFLKRNPTTSVVAEENGKIVGAILCGHDGRRGCLYHVCVDEAFRRHGIGKAMVVKTMEALKEEQINKVCLIAFTSNDIGNAFWNTIGWTKREDMNYYDFVLNAENITAFNEQ; this is encoded by the coding sequence ATGAAAATACGTCAGATGAAAATAGAGGATTACGAGGAAGTTTATCATCTGTGGAAACGAATTCGTGGATTCGGAATTCGCAGTATGGATGATTCCAGAGAAGGGGTGGAACGTTTCCTGAAGCGCAATCCGACCACCAGTGTGGTAGCAGAAGAAAATGGAAAGATTGTAGGAGCGATTTTGTGCGGACATGACGGACGAAGAGGATGTCTGTATCATGTCTGTGTGGATGAGGCATTCAGACGCCATGGAATCGGAAAAGCCATGGTGGTGAAGACCATGGAAGCTCTGAAAGAAGAACAGATCAATAAAGTCTGTCTGATCGCATTTACCAGCAATGATATCGGAAATGCATTCTGGAACACAATTGGCTGGACAAAACGGGAAGACATGAACTATTATGATTTTGTATTGAATGCAGAAAATATTACAGCCTTCAATGAACAGTAA
- the argC gene encoding N-acetyl-gamma-glutamyl-phosphate reductase — MKIKAGIIGATGYAGGELVRILSRHPEVEIVWYGSRSYIDQNYADVYRNMFEIVDAKCLDDNMEELAERADVIFTATPQGFCASMMSEEILSKTKIVDLSADFRIKDVKTYEKWYGIEHKSPQFIEEAVYGLCEVNREQIKGARLIANPGCYTTCSILTAYPLAKEGMIDMSTLIVDAKSGTSGAGRGAKVPNLYCEVNENIKAYGVASHRHTPEIEEQLGYAAGEEVLINFTPHLVPMNRGILATEYAKLTKKVTPEEVKAVYDKYYAKETFVRVMGDGVCPETKWVEGSNYVDIGFKIDERTGRIIMMGAIDNLVKGAAGQAVQNMNLLFGLDETMGLDLVPMFP; from the coding sequence ATGAAAATAAAAGCAGGGATTATTGGAGCTACAGGTTATGCAGGAGGAGAACTGGTCAGAATTCTGAGCAGACATCCGGAAGTTGAAATCGTCTGGTACGGTTCCCGTAGTTATATCGATCAGAACTATGCAGATGTTTATCGCAATATGTTTGAGATCGTAGATGCAAAATGTCTGGATGATAATATGGAGGAACTGGCTGAGAGAGCGGATGTGATCTTCACAGCGACACCACAGGGATTCTGTGCATCTATGATGTCGGAAGAGATTTTAAGCAAAACGAAGATCGTAGACTTGAGTGCTGATTTCCGAATCAAGGATGTAAAAACTTATGAAAAATGGTATGGAATTGAACATAAGAGTCCTCAGTTTATCGAAGAAGCGGTCTATGGTCTGTGTGAAGTCAACAGAGAGCAGATCAAAGGGGCAAGACTGATCGCCAATCCGGGATGCTATACCACCTGTTCCATTCTGACGGCTTATCCGCTGGCAAAGGAAGGGATGATCGATATGAGTACCTTGATCGTGGATGCAAAATCAGGAACTTCCGGTGCGGGAAGAGGAGCAAAGGTGCCGAATCTGTACTGTGAAGTGAATGAAAATATCAAGGCCTATGGGGTAGCTTCCCACAGACATACGCCGGAGATTGAAGAACAGTTGGGATATGCGGCAGGGGAAGAAGTCCTGATCAACTTTACCCCACATCTGGTTCCGATGAACCGGGGAATTCTGGCAACAGAATATGCAAAATTAACGAAGAAAGTTACGCCGGAAGAAGTGAAGGCGGTGTATGATAAATATTATGCAAAGGAAACCTTTGTCCGTGTAATGGGAGACGGTGTCTGCCCGGAGACAAAATGGGTAGAGGGCAGCAATTATGTGGATATCGGATTTAAGATTGATGAGAGAACCGGAAGAATTATTATGATGGGTGCCATTGACAATCTGGTCAAAGGTGCAGCCGGACAGGCAGTCCAGAATATGAATCTGTTATTCGGTCTGGATGAAACAATGGGTCTGGATCTGGTTCCGATGTTCCCATAA
- a CDS encoding aspartate aminotransferase family protein codes for MVNNKIKAAEENLLPVYNRFPIALDHGEGMYLYDTDGKEYLDFAAGFAVSGLGYGNQELNDALKAQIDKLYHTSNLYYHENCGIAARELNRISGMDRIFFTNSGGEAIEGALKAARKYAYTKKNGRYEFIAMENSFHGRTFGAVSVTGHDSYREPFEPLVPGVHFAKFNDLDSVKALVNDKTCAIILEPLQGEGGINLAEQSFMEGIRKICDENDILMICDEVQCGMGRTGTMFAWQGFGVKPDIMAMAKGIGNGIPVGAFAMKEEVAEYSLKPGDHGSTYAGNPLACAAVRKVIEIFEKEDILGHVNKVAPYLTKKLDELVAETDCVTKRKGKGLMQGIVVTKPLKEVNAKAVEEGLLIIQAEGNVIRFVPPLIVEEKHIDQMIEKMKKVLA; via the coding sequence ATGGTGAATAATAAGATCAAGGCGGCAGAAGAAAATCTGTTGCCGGTATACAATCGTTTCCCGATCGCACTGGATCATGGGGAAGGCATGTATCTGTATGATACGGACGGCAAAGAATATCTGGATTTTGCGGCCGGATTTGCAGTGTCCGGACTGGGCTATGGCAATCAGGAACTAAACGATGCACTGAAAGCACAGATCGATAAACTTTATCATACCTCCAATCTCTATTATCATGAGAATTGCGGGATTGCGGCCAGAGAGCTGAACCGGATCAGCGGAATGGATCGGATCTTCTTTACTAACAGTGGCGGCGAGGCAATCGAAGGGGCACTGAAAGCGGCAAGAAAATACGCCTATACGAAGAAGAACGGCCGTTATGAATTCATCGCAATGGAGAATTCTTTCCATGGCAGAACCTTCGGAGCAGTATCTGTGACCGGACACGACTCTTACAGAGAGCCTTTTGAACCACTGGTACCGGGGGTTCATTTTGCCAAATTTAACGATCTGGACAGTGTAAAGGCTCTGGTCAACGACAAGACCTGCGCAATCATTCTGGAGCCGCTGCAGGGAGAAGGCGGAATCAATCTGGCAGAACAGTCCTTCATGGAAGGAATCCGAAAGATCTGTGATGAAAATGATATTCTGATGATCTGTGATGAAGTACAGTGCGGAATGGGCCGTACAGGAACCATGTTTGCATGGCAGGGATTCGGTGTGAAGCCGGATATTATGGCGATGGCAAAGGGAATCGGAAACGGAATTCCGGTGGGGGCATTTGCCATGAAAGAAGAAGTGGCTGAATACTCGCTCAAACCGGGAGACCACGGTTCTACCTATGCAGGAAATCCTCTGGCATGTGCGGCAGTTCGCAAGGTCATTGAGATCTTCGAGAAAGAGGACATTCTGGGACATGTCAACAAAGTAGCTCCTTATCTGACTAAGAAGCTGGATGAACTGGTAGCAGAAACAGACTGCGTAACGAAACGCAAAGGAAAAGGTCTGATGCAGGGAATCGTTGTGACGAAACCGTTGAAAGAAGTCAATGCAAAGGCAGTGGAAGAAGGACTCCTGATTATTCAGGCTGAGGGAAATGTGATCCGTTTTGTTCCGCCGCTGATCGTGGAAGAAAAGCACATTGACCAGATGATCGAGAAGATGAAGAAAGTTCTGGCATAA